Proteins encoded by one window of Drosophila melanogaster chromosome X:
- the sgg gene encoding shaggy, isoform P produces the protein MATTTTTQAAGAAPALNLLPASNNNINNTLINNNNNNNNTSNSNNNNNNVISQPIKIPLTERFSSQTSTGSADSGVIVSSASQQQLQLPPPRSSSGSLSLPQAPPGGKWRQKQQRQQLLLSQDSGIENGVTTRPSKAKDNQGAGKASHNATSSKESGAQSNSSSESLGSNCSEAQEQQRVRASSALELSSVDTPVIVGGVVSGGNSILRSRIKYKSTNSTGTQGFDVEDRIDEVDICDDDDVDCDDRGSEIEEEEEEEEDDGVNVDDDVEEADNQSDNQSGIIINLKSQTEQEEEVDEVDAKPKNRLLPPDQAELTVAAAMARRRDAKSLATDGHIYFPLLKISEDPHIDSKLINRKDGLQDTMYYLDEFGSPKLREKFARKQKQLLAKQQKQLMKRERRSEEQRKKRNTTVASNLAASGAVVDDTKDDYKQQPHCDTSSRSKNNSVPNPPSSHLHQNHNHLVVDVQEDVDDVNVVATSDVDSGVVKMRRHSHDNHYDRIPRSNAATITTRPQIDQQSSHHQNTEDVEQGAEPQIDGEADLDADADADSDGSGENVKTAKLARTQSCVSWTKVVQKFKNILGMKQLIGKLNDLWPEHSVALSIPKEVDRSKEKLEGAWETTGRDGSKITTVVATPGQGTDRVQEVSYTDTKVIGNGSFGVVFQAKLCDTGELVAIKKVLQDRRFKNRELQIMRKLEHCNIVKLLYFFYSSGEKRDEVFLNLVLEYIPETVYKVARQYAKTKQTIPINFIRLYMYQLFRSLAYIHSLGICHRDIKPQNLLLDPETAVLKLCDFGSAKQLLHGEPNVSYICSRYYRAPELIFGAINYTTKIDVWSAGCVLAELLLGQPIFPGDSGVDQLVEVIKVLGTPTREQIREMNPNYTEFKFPQIKSHPWQKSLLERTQFPNALNQKQRLRVFRIRTPTEAINLVSLLLEYTPSARITPLKACAHPFFDELRMEGNHTLPNGRDMPPLFNFTEHELSIQPSLVPQLLPKHLQNASGPGGNRPSAGGAASIAASGSTSVSSTGSGASVEGSAQPQSQGTAAAAGSGSGGATAGTGGASAGGPGSGNNSSSGGASGAPSAVAAGGANAAVAGGAGGGGGAGAATAAATATGAIGATNAGGANVTDS, from the exons atggcaacaacaacaactacgcAGGCAGCAGGAGCTGCACCAGCTCTCAATTTATTGCCCGCCAGCaataacaatataaataatacactgatcaacaacaacaataataataataatactagtaacagtaataataataataacaacgtTATAAGCCAGCCGATTAAAATACCGCTAACCGAGCGCTTCTCATCGCAAACATCGACGGGCTCGGCGGATAGCGGTGTAATTGTTTCCAGTGCatcgcagcagcaactgcagttgCCACCACCACGCAGTAGCAGTGGATCGCTGAGTCTGCCACAAGCGCCACCTGGCGGCAAGTGgcggcagaagcagcagcgCCAACAGTTGCTGCTCAGCCAGGACAGCGGCATCGAAAATGGTGTCACCACTCGTCCATCGAAAGCCAAGGACAACCAGGGTGCGGGAAAAGCCAGTCACAATGCCACAAGCTCGAAGGAGAGCGGCGCGCAGtcgaacagcagcagcgagaGCCTGGGCAGCAATTGCTCCGAGGCCCAGGAGCAGCAGAGAGTAAGAGCCTCCTCCGCTCTGGAGCTCAGCAGCGTGGACACTCCCGTGATCGTCGGCGGTGTGGTCAGTGGAGGCAACAGCATCTTGCGCAGCCGCATTAAGTACAAGAGTACGAACAGCACCGGAACCCAGGGATTCGATGTGGAGGATCGCATCGATGAGGTGGATATctgtgatgatgatgatgtcgaCTGCGATGATCGCGGATCGGAgatcgaggaggaggaggaggaggaggaggacgacggCGTCAATGTGGACGACGATGTCGAGGAGGCCGACAACCAGTCGGACAATCAGTCGGGTATTATAATAAACCTCAAGAGCCAAACCGAACAAGAGGAGGAGGTCGATGAGGTGGATGCCAAGCCGAAGAACCGACTTTTGCCACCGGATCAGGCGGAACTCACAGTGGCGGCGGCCATGGCACGTCGACGCGATGCCAAGAGCCTGGCCACCGACGGTCACATATATTTCCCACTGCTCAAGATCAGCGAGGATCCGCACATTGATTCGAAGCTGATCAATCGCAAGGATGGCCTCCAGGACACCATGTATTATTTGGACGAATTCGGCAGTCCAAAGTTGCGAGAGAAGTTCGCCCGCAAGCAGAAGCAGCTGCTCGCcaagcagcagaagcagtTGATGAAACGTGAAAGGAGGAGCGAGGAGCAGCGCAAGAAGCGAAACACCACCGTGGCATCCAACTTGGCGGCCAGCGGAGCGGTGGTGGACGACACCAAAGATGATTACAAACAACAACCACACTGTGATACTAGCTCTAGGAGCAAAAATAACTCGGTACCCAATCCACCCAGCAGCCATCTCCATCAGAACCACAATCATCTCGTTGTGGATGTGCAAGAGGATGTGGATGATGTGAATGTGGTTGCCACCAGCGACGTGGACAGTGGTGTCGTCAAGATGCGCCGCCATAGCCACGATAACCACTACGACCGAATTCCCCGGAGCAATGCTGCCACCATTACCACCCGCCCTCAAATCGACCAACAGTCGTCGCACCACCAGAACACCGAGGATGTGGAGCAAGGAGCTGAGCCCCAAATCGATGGCGAAGCGGAtctggatgcggatgcggatgcggacaGCGATGGGAGTGGCGAGAACGTTAAGACTGCCAAATTGGCCAGAACACAGTCCTGCGTCAGTTGGACCAAAGTGGTGCAAAAGTTCAAGAATATATTAG GCATGAAACAACTGATCGGCAAGCTGAACGACCTGTGGCCCGAGCACAGTGTTGCACTGTCCATTCCAAAGGAGGTCGATAGGAGCAAGGAGAAGCTGGAGGGCGCCTGGGAGACGACAG gTCGCGATGGTTCTAAAATCACAACAGTTGTTGCAACACCCGGCCAAGGCACCGATCGCGTACAAGAGGTCTCCTATACAGACACAAAGGTCATCGGCAATGGCAGCTTCGGCGTCGTGTTCCAGGCAAAGCTCTGCGATACCGGCGAACTGGTGGCAATCAAAAAAGTTTTACAAGACAGACGATTTAAG AATCGCGAATTGCAAATAATGCGCAAATTGGAGCATTGTAATATTGTGAAGCttttgtactttttctatTCGAGTGGTGAAAAG CGTGATGAAGTATTTTTGAATTTAGTCCTCGAATATATACCAGAAACCGTATACAAAGTGGCTCGCCAATATGCCAAAACCAAGCAAACGATACCAATCAACTTTATTCGG CTCTACATGTATCAACTGTTCAGAAGTTTGGCCTACATCCACTCGCTGGGCATTTGCCATCGTGATATCAAGCCGCAGAATCTTCTGCTCGATCCGGAGACGGCTGTGCTGAAGCTCTGTGACTTTGGCAGCGCCAAACAGCTGCTGCACGGCGAGCCGAATGTATCGTATATCTGCTCCCGGTATTACCGCGCCCCCGAGCTCATCTTTGGCGCCATCAATTATACAACAAAGATCG ATGTCTGGAGTGCCGGTTGCGTTTTGGCCGAACTGCTGCTGGGCCAGCCCATCTTCCCTGGCGATTCCGGTGTGGATCAGCTCGTCGAGGTCATCAAGGTCCTGGGCACACCGACAAGAGAACAGATACGCGAAATGAATCCAAACTACACGGAATTCAAGTTCCCTCAGATTAAGAGTCATCCATGGCAGAAA TCACTACTCGAACGCACCCAATTTCCAAACGCCCTAAACCAGAAACAACGATTGCGA GTTTTCCGTATACGCACTCCTACAGAAGCTATCAACTTGGTGTCCCTGCTGCTCGAGTATACGCCCAGTGCCAGGATCACACCGCTCAAGGCCTGCGCACATCCGTTCTTCGATGAGCTACGCATGGAGGGTAATCACACCTTGCCCAACGGTCGCGATATGCCGCCGCTGTTCAACTTCACAGAGCATG AGCTCTCAATACAGCCCAGCCTAGTGCCGCAGTTGTTGCCCAAGCATCTGCAGAACGCATCCGGACCTGGCGGCAATCGACCCTCGGCCGGCGGAGCAGCCTCCATTGCGGCCAGCGGCTCCACCAGCGTCTCGTCAACGGGCAGTGGTGCCTCGGTGGAAGGATCCGCCCAGCCACAGTCGCAGGgtacagcagcagctgcgggATCCGGATCGGGCGGAGCAACAGCAGGAACCGGCGGAGCGAGTGCCGGTGGACCCGGATCTGGTAACAACAGTAGCAGCGGCGGAGCATCGGGAGCGCCGTCCGCTGTGGCTGCCGGAGGAGCCAATGCCGCCGTCGCTGgcggtgctggtggtggtggcggagcCGGTGCGGCGAccgcagctgcaacagcaactggcGCTATAGGCGCGACTAATGCCGGCGGCGCCAATGTAACAG ATTCATAG
- the sgg gene encoding shaggy, isoform D: MATTTTTQAAGAAPALNLLPASNNNINNTLINNNNNNNNTSNSNNNNNNVISQPIKIPLTERFSSQTSTGSADSGVIVSSASQQQLQLPPPRSSSGSLSLPQAPPGGKWRQKQQRQQLLLSQDSGIENGVTTRPSKAKDNQGAGKASHNATSSKESGAQSNSSSESLGSNCSEAQEQQRVRASSALELSSVDTPVIVGGVVSGGNSILRSRIKYKSTNSTGTQGFDVEDRIDEVDICDDDDVDCDDRGSEIEEEEEEEEDDGVNVDDDVEEADNQSDNQSGIIINLKSQTEQEEEVDEVDAKPKNRLLPPDQAELTVAAAMARRRDAKSLATDGHIYFPLLKISEDPHIDSKLINRKDGLQDTMYYLDEFGSPKLREKFARKQKQLLAKQQKQLMKRERRSEEQRKKRNTTVASNLAASGAVVDDTKDDYKQQPHCDTSSRSKNNSVPNPPSSHLHQNHNHLVVDVQEDVDDVNVVATSDVDSGVVKMRRHSHDNHYDRIPRSNAATITTRPQIDQQSSHHQNTEDVEQGAEPQIDGEADLDADADADSDGSGENVKTAKLARTQSCVSWTKVVQKFKNILGRDGSKITTVVATPGQGTDRVQEVSYTDTKVIGNGSFGVVFQAKLCDTGELVAIKKVLQDRRFKNRELQIMRKLEHCNIVKLLYFFYSSGEKRDEVFLNLVLEYIPETVYKVARQYAKTKQTIPINFIRLYMYQLFRSLAYIHSLGICHRDIKPQNLLLDPETAVLKLCDFGSAKQLLHGEPNVSYICSRYYRAPELIFGAINYTTKIDVWSAGCVLAELLLGQPIFPGDSGVDQLVEVIKVLGTPTREQIREMNPNYTEFKFPQIKSHPWQKVFRIRTPTEAINLVSLLLEYTPSARITPLKACAHPFFDELRMEGNHTLPNGRDMPPLFNFTEHELSIQPSLVPQLLPKHLQNASGPGGNRPSAGGAASIAASGSTSVSSTGSGASVEGSAQPQSQGTAAAAGSGSGGATAGTGGASAGGPGSGNNSSSGGASGAPSAVAAGGANAAVAGGAGGGGGAGAATAAATATGAIGATNAGGANVTDS; this comes from the exons atggcaacaacaacaactacgcAGGCAGCAGGAGCTGCACCAGCTCTCAATTTATTGCCCGCCAGCaataacaatataaataatacactgatcaacaacaacaataataataataatactagtaacagtaataataataataacaacgtTATAAGCCAGCCGATTAAAATACCGCTAACCGAGCGCTTCTCATCGCAAACATCGACGGGCTCGGCGGATAGCGGTGTAATTGTTTCCAGTGCatcgcagcagcaactgcagttgCCACCACCACGCAGTAGCAGTGGATCGCTGAGTCTGCCACAAGCGCCACCTGGCGGCAAGTGgcggcagaagcagcagcgCCAACAGTTGCTGCTCAGCCAGGACAGCGGCATCGAAAATGGTGTCACCACTCGTCCATCGAAAGCCAAGGACAACCAGGGTGCGGGAAAAGCCAGTCACAATGCCACAAGCTCGAAGGAGAGCGGCGCGCAGtcgaacagcagcagcgagaGCCTGGGCAGCAATTGCTCCGAGGCCCAGGAGCAGCAGAGAGTAAGAGCCTCCTCCGCTCTGGAGCTCAGCAGCGTGGACACTCCCGTGATCGTCGGCGGTGTGGTCAGTGGAGGCAACAGCATCTTGCGCAGCCGCATTAAGTACAAGAGTACGAACAGCACCGGAACCCAGGGATTCGATGTGGAGGATCGCATCGATGAGGTGGATATctgtgatgatgatgatgtcgaCTGCGATGATCGCGGATCGGAgatcgaggaggaggaggaggaggaggaggacgacggCGTCAATGTGGACGACGATGTCGAGGAGGCCGACAACCAGTCGGACAATCAGTCGGGTATTATAATAAACCTCAAGAGCCAAACCGAACAAGAGGAGGAGGTCGATGAGGTGGATGCCAAGCCGAAGAACCGACTTTTGCCACCGGATCAGGCGGAACTCACAGTGGCGGCGGCCATGGCACGTCGACGCGATGCCAAGAGCCTGGCCACCGACGGTCACATATATTTCCCACTGCTCAAGATCAGCGAGGATCCGCACATTGATTCGAAGCTGATCAATCGCAAGGATGGCCTCCAGGACACCATGTATTATTTGGACGAATTCGGCAGTCCAAAGTTGCGAGAGAAGTTCGCCCGCAAGCAGAAGCAGCTGCTCGCcaagcagcagaagcagtTGATGAAACGTGAAAGGAGGAGCGAGGAGCAGCGCAAGAAGCGAAACACCACCGTGGCATCCAACTTGGCGGCCAGCGGAGCGGTGGTGGACGACACCAAAGATGATTACAAACAACAACCACACTGTGATACTAGCTCTAGGAGCAAAAATAACTCGGTACCCAATCCACCCAGCAGCCATCTCCATCAGAACCACAATCATCTCGTTGTGGATGTGCAAGAGGATGTGGATGATGTGAATGTGGTTGCCACCAGCGACGTGGACAGTGGTGTCGTCAAGATGCGCCGCCATAGCCACGATAACCACTACGACCGAATTCCCCGGAGCAATGCTGCCACCATTACCACCCGCCCTCAAATCGACCAACAGTCGTCGCACCACCAGAACACCGAGGATGTGGAGCAAGGAGCTGAGCCCCAAATCGATGGCGAAGCGGAtctggatgcggatgcggatgcggacaGCGATGGGAGTGGCGAGAACGTTAAGACTGCCAAATTGGCCAGAACACAGTCCTGCGTCAGTTGGACCAAAGTGGTGCAAAAGTTCAAGAATATATTAG gTCGCGATGGTTCTAAAATCACAACAGTTGTTGCAACACCCGGCCAAGGCACCGATCGCGTACAAGAGGTCTCCTATACAGACACAAAGGTCATCGGCAATGGCAGCTTCGGCGTCGTGTTCCAGGCAAAGCTCTGCGATACCGGCGAACTGGTGGCAATCAAAAAAGTTTTACAAGACAGACGATTTAAG AATCGCGAATTGCAAATAATGCGCAAATTGGAGCATTGTAATATTGTGAAGCttttgtactttttctatTCGAGTGGTGAAAAG CGTGATGAAGTATTTTTGAATTTAGTCCTCGAATATATACCAGAAACCGTATACAAAGTGGCTCGCCAATATGCCAAAACCAAGCAAACGATACCAATCAACTTTATTCGG CTCTACATGTATCAACTGTTCAGAAGTTTGGCCTACATCCACTCGCTGGGCATTTGCCATCGTGATATCAAGCCGCAGAATCTTCTGCTCGATCCGGAGACGGCTGTGCTGAAGCTCTGTGACTTTGGCAGCGCCAAACAGCTGCTGCACGGCGAGCCGAATGTATCGTATATCTGCTCCCGGTATTACCGCGCCCCCGAGCTCATCTTTGGCGCCATCAATTATACAACAAAGATCG ATGTCTGGAGTGCCGGTTGCGTTTTGGCCGAACTGCTGCTGGGCCAGCCCATCTTCCCTGGCGATTCCGGTGTGGATCAGCTCGTCGAGGTCATCAAGGTCCTGGGCACACCGACAAGAGAACAGATACGCGAAATGAATCCAAACTACACGGAATTCAAGTTCCCTCAGATTAAGAGTCATCCATGGCAGAAA GTTTTCCGTATACGCACTCCTACAGAAGCTATCAACTTGGTGTCCCTGCTGCTCGAGTATACGCCCAGTGCCAGGATCACACCGCTCAAGGCCTGCGCACATCCGTTCTTCGATGAGCTACGCATGGAGGGTAATCACACCTTGCCCAACGGTCGCGATATGCCGCCGCTGTTCAACTTCACAGAGCATG AGCTCTCAATACAGCCCAGCCTAGTGCCGCAGTTGTTGCCCAAGCATCTGCAGAACGCATCCGGACCTGGCGGCAATCGACCCTCGGCCGGCGGAGCAGCCTCCATTGCGGCCAGCGGCTCCACCAGCGTCTCGTCAACGGGCAGTGGTGCCTCGGTGGAAGGATCCGCCCAGCCACAGTCGCAGGgtacagcagcagctgcgggATCCGGATCGGGCGGAGCAACAGCAGGAACCGGCGGAGCGAGTGCCGGTGGACCCGGATCTGGTAACAACAGTAGCAGCGGCGGAGCATCGGGAGCGCCGTCCGCTGTGGCTGCCGGAGGAGCCAATGCCGCCGTCGCTGgcggtgctggtggtggtggcggagcCGGTGCGGCGAccgcagctgcaacagcaactggcGCTATAGGCGCGACTAATGCCGGCGGCGCCAATGTAACAG ATTCATAG
- the sgg gene encoding shaggy, isoform Q encodes MATTTTTQAAGAAPALNLLPASNNNINNTLINNNNNNNNTSNSNNNNNNVISQPIKIPLTERFSSQTSTGSADSGVIVSSASQQQLQLPPPRSSSGSLSLPQAPPGGKWRQKQQRQQLLLSQDSGIENGVTTRPSKAKDNQGAGKASHNATSSKESGAQSNSSSESLGSNCSEAQEQQRVRASSALELSSVDTPVIVGGVVSGGNSILRSRIKYKSTNSTGTQGFDVEDRIDEVDICDDDDVDCDDRGSEIEEEEEEEEDDGVNVDDDVEEADNQSDNQSGIIINLKSQTEQEEEVDEVDAKPKNRLLPPDQAELTVAAAMARRRDAKSLATDGHIYFPLLKISEDPHIDSKLINRKDGLQDTMYYLDEFGSPKLREKFARKQKQLLAKQQKQLMKRERRSEEQRKKRNTTVASNLAASGAVVDDTKDDYKQQPHCDTSSRSKNNSVPNPPSSHLHQNHNHLVVDVQEDVDDVNVVATSDVDSGVVKMRRHSHDNHYDRIPRSNAATITTRPQIDQQSSHHQNTEDVEQGAEPQIDGEADLDADADADSDGSGENVKTAKLARTQSCVSWTKVVQKFKNILGMKQLIGKLNDLWPEHSVALSIPKEVDRSKEKLEGAWETTGRDGSKITTVVATPGQGTDRVQEVSYTDTKVIGNGSFGVVFQAKLCDTGELVAIKKVLQDRRFKNRELQIMRKLEHCNIVKLLYFFYSSGEKRDEVFLNLVLEYIPETVYKVARQYAKTKQTIPINFIRLYMYQLFRSLAYIHSLGICHRDIKPQNLLLDPETAVLKLCDFGSAKQLLHGEPNVSYICSRYYRAPELIFGAINYTTKIDVWSAGCVLAELLLGQPIFPGDSGVDQLVEVIKVLGTPTREQIREMNPNYTEFKFPQIKSHPWQKVFRIRTPTEAINLVSLLLEYTPSARITPLKACAHPFFDELRMEGNHTLPNGRDMPPLFNFTEHELSIQPSLVPQLLPKHLQNASGPGGNRPSAGGAASIAASGSTSVSSTGSGASVEGSAQPQSQGTAAAAGSGSGGATAGTGGASAGGPGSGNNSSSGGASGAPSAVAAGGANAAVAGGAGGGGGAGAATAAATATGAIGATNAGGANVTGSQSNSALNSSGSGGSGNGEAAGSGSGSGSGSGGGNGGDNDAGDSGAIASGGGAAETEAAASG; translated from the exons atggcaacaacaacaactacgcAGGCAGCAGGAGCTGCACCAGCTCTCAATTTATTGCCCGCCAGCaataacaatataaataatacactgatcaacaacaacaataataataataatactagtaacagtaataataataataacaacgtTATAAGCCAGCCGATTAAAATACCGCTAACCGAGCGCTTCTCATCGCAAACATCGACGGGCTCGGCGGATAGCGGTGTAATTGTTTCCAGTGCatcgcagcagcaactgcagttgCCACCACCACGCAGTAGCAGTGGATCGCTGAGTCTGCCACAAGCGCCACCTGGCGGCAAGTGgcggcagaagcagcagcgCCAACAGTTGCTGCTCAGCCAGGACAGCGGCATCGAAAATGGTGTCACCACTCGTCCATCGAAAGCCAAGGACAACCAGGGTGCGGGAAAAGCCAGTCACAATGCCACAAGCTCGAAGGAGAGCGGCGCGCAGtcgaacagcagcagcgagaGCCTGGGCAGCAATTGCTCCGAGGCCCAGGAGCAGCAGAGAGTAAGAGCCTCCTCCGCTCTGGAGCTCAGCAGCGTGGACACTCCCGTGATCGTCGGCGGTGTGGTCAGTGGAGGCAACAGCATCTTGCGCAGCCGCATTAAGTACAAGAGTACGAACAGCACCGGAACCCAGGGATTCGATGTGGAGGATCGCATCGATGAGGTGGATATctgtgatgatgatgatgtcgaCTGCGATGATCGCGGATCGGAgatcgaggaggaggaggaggaggaggaggacgacggCGTCAATGTGGACGACGATGTCGAGGAGGCCGACAACCAGTCGGACAATCAGTCGGGTATTATAATAAACCTCAAGAGCCAAACCGAACAAGAGGAGGAGGTCGATGAGGTGGATGCCAAGCCGAAGAACCGACTTTTGCCACCGGATCAGGCGGAACTCACAGTGGCGGCGGCCATGGCACGTCGACGCGATGCCAAGAGCCTGGCCACCGACGGTCACATATATTTCCCACTGCTCAAGATCAGCGAGGATCCGCACATTGATTCGAAGCTGATCAATCGCAAGGATGGCCTCCAGGACACCATGTATTATTTGGACGAATTCGGCAGTCCAAAGTTGCGAGAGAAGTTCGCCCGCAAGCAGAAGCAGCTGCTCGCcaagcagcagaagcagtTGATGAAACGTGAAAGGAGGAGCGAGGAGCAGCGCAAGAAGCGAAACACCACCGTGGCATCCAACTTGGCGGCCAGCGGAGCGGTGGTGGACGACACCAAAGATGATTACAAACAACAACCACACTGTGATACTAGCTCTAGGAGCAAAAATAACTCGGTACCCAATCCACCCAGCAGCCATCTCCATCAGAACCACAATCATCTCGTTGTGGATGTGCAAGAGGATGTGGATGATGTGAATGTGGTTGCCACCAGCGACGTGGACAGTGGTGTCGTCAAGATGCGCCGCCATAGCCACGATAACCACTACGACCGAATTCCCCGGAGCAATGCTGCCACCATTACCACCCGCCCTCAAATCGACCAACAGTCGTCGCACCACCAGAACACCGAGGATGTGGAGCAAGGAGCTGAGCCCCAAATCGATGGCGAAGCGGAtctggatgcggatgcggatgcggacaGCGATGGGAGTGGCGAGAACGTTAAGACTGCCAAATTGGCCAGAACACAGTCCTGCGTCAGTTGGACCAAAGTGGTGCAAAAGTTCAAGAATATATTAG GCATGAAACAACTGATCGGCAAGCTGAACGACCTGTGGCCCGAGCACAGTGTTGCACTGTCCATTCCAAAGGAGGTCGATAGGAGCAAGGAGAAGCTGGAGGGCGCCTGGGAGACGACAG gTCGCGATGGTTCTAAAATCACAACAGTTGTTGCAACACCCGGCCAAGGCACCGATCGCGTACAAGAGGTCTCCTATACAGACACAAAGGTCATCGGCAATGGCAGCTTCGGCGTCGTGTTCCAGGCAAAGCTCTGCGATACCGGCGAACTGGTGGCAATCAAAAAAGTTTTACAAGACAGACGATTTAAG AATCGCGAATTGCAAATAATGCGCAAATTGGAGCATTGTAATATTGTGAAGCttttgtactttttctatTCGAGTGGTGAAAAG CGTGATGAAGTATTTTTGAATTTAGTCCTCGAATATATACCAGAAACCGTATACAAAGTGGCTCGCCAATATGCCAAAACCAAGCAAACGATACCAATCAACTTTATTCGG CTCTACATGTATCAACTGTTCAGAAGTTTGGCCTACATCCACTCGCTGGGCATTTGCCATCGTGATATCAAGCCGCAGAATCTTCTGCTCGATCCGGAGACGGCTGTGCTGAAGCTCTGTGACTTTGGCAGCGCCAAACAGCTGCTGCACGGCGAGCCGAATGTATCGTATATCTGCTCCCGGTATTACCGCGCCCCCGAGCTCATCTTTGGCGCCATCAATTATACAACAAAGATCG ATGTCTGGAGTGCCGGTTGCGTTTTGGCCGAACTGCTGCTGGGCCAGCCCATCTTCCCTGGCGATTCCGGTGTGGATCAGCTCGTCGAGGTCATCAAGGTCCTGGGCACACCGACAAGAGAACAGATACGCGAAATGAATCCAAACTACACGGAATTCAAGTTCCCTCAGATTAAGAGTCATCCATGGCAGAAA GTTTTCCGTATACGCACTCCTACAGAAGCTATCAACTTGGTGTCCCTGCTGCTCGAGTATACGCCCAGTGCCAGGATCACACCGCTCAAGGCCTGCGCACATCCGTTCTTCGATGAGCTACGCATGGAGGGTAATCACACCTTGCCCAACGGTCGCGATATGCCGCCGCTGTTCAACTTCACAGAGCATG AGCTCTCAATACAGCCCAGCCTAGTGCCGCAGTTGTTGCCCAAGCATCTGCAGAACGCATCCGGACCTGGCGGCAATCGACCCTCGGCCGGCGGAGCAGCCTCCATTGCGGCCAGCGGCTCCACCAGCGTCTCGTCAACGGGCAGTGGTGCCTCGGTGGAAGGATCCGCCCAGCCACAGTCGCAGGgtacagcagcagctgcgggATCCGGATCGGGCGGAGCAACAGCAGGAACCGGCGGAGCGAGTGCCGGTGGACCCGGATCTGGTAACAACAGTAGCAGCGGCGGAGCATCGGGAGCGCCGTCCGCTGTGGCTGCCGGAGGAGCCAATGCCGCCGTCGCTGgcggtgctggtggtggtggcggagcCGGTGCGGCGAccgcagctgcaacagcaactggcGCTATAGGCGCGACTAATGCCGGCGGCGCCAATGTAACAG GCTCGCAATCGAACAGCGCCCTCAATAGCAGCGGAAGTGgcggaagcggaaacggaGAGGCAGCCGGCTCGGGTTCCGGATCCGGATCGGGCTCAGGAGGCGGGAACGGCGGGGATAACGATGCTGGCGACAGTGGAGCAATCGCATCTGGAGGCGGAGCAGCAGAAACCGAGGCAGCGGCGTCGGGTTAG